A window of Vicinamibacteria bacterium contains these coding sequences:
- a CDS encoding alanine racemase: MTRSLHDVQTPAVLVDLDILQRNVSRMAEAARRCGVALRPHAKTHKVLEVGRMQIVAGARGLCLAKPSEAEVFAAAGFDDIFLAYPIVGHDKGRRLLALGDRLRLTVGADSLEGARTLGDVFHAAGRRLDILLKIDVGSHRVGVPPEDAIEMARRLVELRGLRLRGVFTHSGLGYHSMTPETVVEAGQSEGRIMAEVAQALRNEGLPVEEVSVGSTPTALSAMAVGGVTECRPGTYVYQDASQVNLGTCSLEDCALTVLTTVVSVPARDRAVVDAGSKTLSSDQLRPQVGGHGWIVGRQSRVQRLSEEHGVIDLVEGESLRVGERVRILPNHACVVSNLHDEILAVREGQVEAVWKVAARGRVQ, translated from the coding sequence GTGACGCGATCCCTCCACGACGTCCAGACGCCCGCTGTCCTTGTGGATCTCGATATCCTGCAGCGCAACGTCTCACGGATGGCGGAGGCCGCTCGCCGGTGCGGAGTTGCGCTGCGGCCCCACGCCAAGACGCACAAGGTTCTCGAAGTCGGGCGGATGCAGATTGTGGCGGGTGCCCGCGGCCTCTGCCTGGCAAAGCCCAGCGAGGCCGAGGTTTTCGCCGCCGCGGGCTTCGACGACATCTTTCTGGCCTACCCGATCGTCGGGCATGACAAGGGGCGGCGTCTCCTCGCTCTTGGGGATCGGCTTCGTTTGACCGTAGGCGCGGACAGCTTGGAGGGGGCTCGGACGCTGGGGGACGTGTTTCACGCTGCGGGCCGGCGTCTCGACATCCTTCTTAAGATCGACGTCGGCTCGCACCGCGTCGGCGTTCCTCCGGAAGACGCGATTGAGATGGCGCGTCGGCTCGTGGAGCTCCGAGGCCTGCGACTACGGGGCGTTTTCACTCATTCTGGCCTCGGCTATCACTCGATGACGCCGGAAACGGTGGTGGAGGCCGGCCAAAGCGAGGGCCGGATCATGGCCGAAGTCGCCCAAGCCTTGCGGAACGAGGGTCTTCCGGTGGAGGAGGTCAGCGTTGGCTCCACCCCCACCGCGCTCTCCGCCATGGCTGTGGGCGGTGTGACGGAATGCCGGCCCGGAACCTACGTCTACCAAGACGCCTCTCAAGTGAACCTCGGTACGTGCAGTCTCGAAGACTGCGCGCTGACTGTTCTCACGACCGTGGTTAGCGTGCCCGCCCGCGACCGGGCAGTCGTCGACGCCGGCAGCAAGACCCTATCCAGCGATCAGCTACGACCGCAAGTCGGTGGCCATGGCTGGATTGTCGGTCGGCAAAGCCGGGTCCAGCGTCTGAGCGAGGAGCACGGCGTCATAGACTTGGTCGAGGGGGAATCCTTGCGTGTCGGCGAGCGCGTGCGCATCCTGCCCAACCACGCCTGCGTCGTCTCGAACCTCCATGACGAGATCCTGGCGGTGCGCGAAGGCCAAGTCGAAGCAGTGTGGAAGGTTGCCGCTCGCGGACGGGTCCAGTGA